A stretch of the Streptomyces sp. NBC_01264 genome encodes the following:
- a CDS encoding 4'-phosphopantetheinyl transferase family protein, translating into MIASLLPAPVVTAELFHDPPGEFGLFPEEELVVAGAVTGRRREFASVRECARQALGRLGLPPTPLLPGARGAPRWPDGIVGSMTHCRGYRAAAVARSSDLVAIGCDAEPNAPLPSPDTLEAISLPQERVWLRELTVRRPAVSWDRLLFSAKESVYKAWFPLTGRPLDFDEAMITPDPSAGTFRARLLVPGPVVNGVRVTAFDGRWRTGNGLLVTAIGLRSPEFPTPTPPRRLRATGAGAHPLDDRRT; encoded by the coding sequence GTGATCGCCTCGTTGCTCCCCGCGCCGGTCGTCACCGCCGAGCTCTTCCACGACCCGCCCGGGGAGTTCGGCCTCTTCCCCGAGGAGGAGCTCGTGGTGGCGGGAGCCGTCACCGGACGCCGCAGGGAGTTCGCCTCGGTCAGGGAGTGTGCCCGCCAGGCCCTGGGCCGGCTCGGGCTGCCGCCGACCCCTCTCCTGCCCGGCGCGCGGGGAGCACCCCGGTGGCCGGACGGCATCGTGGGCAGCATGACGCACTGCCGGGGCTACCGCGCCGCGGCCGTGGCCCGCAGTTCGGACCTGGTGGCGATCGGCTGCGACGCCGAGCCGAACGCGCCGCTGCCCTCGCCGGACACGCTGGAGGCGATCTCGCTCCCCCAGGAGCGGGTCTGGCTGCGCGAGCTCACCGTGCGGCGGCCCGCCGTCTCCTGGGACCGGTTGCTGTTCAGCGCCAAGGAGAGCGTCTACAAGGCCTGGTTCCCCCTGACCGGGCGGCCTCTGGACTTCGACGAGGCCATGATCACACCCGATCCGTCGGCGGGCACCTTCCGCGCCCGGCTCCTGGTTCCCGGCCCCGTGGTGAACGGCGTCCGGGTGACCGCCTTCGACGGACGGTGGCGTACGGGGAACGGGCTGCTGGTGACCGCCATCGGCCTGCGGTCCCCGGAGTTCCCGACGCCCACGCCGCCCCGCCGGCTCCGGGCCACGGGCGCCGGGGCCCATCCACTCGACGACCGGAGGACCTGA